From the genome of candidate division WWE3 bacterium:
ATATTAAAATATTGATTAAAAATTAAAAATTGGTAATTAAAAATTTAATTGGGTTTACTGGATTCCGGGTCAAGCCCGGAATGACTGGAGGTTACAAAAGTATCTTCGTGACAGCGACGAGCCTATTAGAGTAGCCCCACTCGTTGTCATACCAAGCGATAACTTTTACCATATTACCGCCAATAACTTTAGTTAGTGGTAGGTCAACAATCGCTGACCTGGGATCACCAATATAGTCTGATGAAACTAAAGGCGTCGACTCAACTCCTAAAATTCCCTTCATTATTCCTTGAGAAGCTCGTGTAAAAGCTTCGTTAATTTGCTCGACGGTTACATTTTTATTTAGAACTACGGTCAGGTCAACAACCGAGGTAGTAATGACGGGAACCCGGAAGGCCAAGCCGTCAATTTTACCCGCTAACTCCGGCATTACTTCGACGACTGCATTGGCGGCGCCGGTAGAAGAAGGCACAATGTTTTGGGCGGCTGCTCTGCCTCTTCTGGGATCCTTGGCATCGGGACCATCAACTAATTTTTGAGTAGCCGTATAGGCGTGACTCGTTGACAGAAATGCTTTGTCGATACCAAAACTATCTTGCAAAACTTTAAGAACTGGGCAGGCACAATTAGTAGTGCAAGAAGCATTACTAACAATGTGATGTTTAGCTTTGATATATTTATCCTGGTTAACACCAAGGACCATGGTAATATCTGGATCTGTGGC
Proteins encoded in this window:
- the gap gene encoding type I glyceraldehyde-3-phosphate dehydrogenase — translated: MRIAINGFGRIGRQFFRICSGDPEIEIVAINDLMDKPTMEYLLKYDTVYREFKKEIKLPTLFAEKDPLKIPWHDLKVDVVIEASGLFTKRVDAQKHLAAGAQKVFITSPATDPDITMVLGVNQDKYIKAKHHIVSNASCTTNCACPVLKVLQDSFGIDKAFLSTSHAYTATQKLVDGPDAKDPRRGRAAAQNIVPSSTGAANAVVEVMPELAGKIDGLAFRVPVITTSVVDLTVVLNKNVTVEQINEAFTRASQGIMKGILGVESTPLVSSDYIGDPRSAIVDLPLTKVIGGNMVKVIAWYDNEWGYSNRLVAVTKILL